The stretch of DNA AGTATTTCTTTGGTCGTATCCCGTTTGACACCAGCTCCTCCTATGGAGGTACAAGATATTGTCGACAATATTAGGGTGCCAAGTGGCGCGGGGAAAGCGGTGGATCATTAAGGAACTTTACTCAAAATGGCAATGAAAATCAAAATGGCAGTATGCCTTATTTAGCCCTCTCCATACATTTTGATTTTGATTCACATTTGATTAATTATCTATTGTTATCATAATTGCAAAGTATAAAATTACACCTATGACACTACAGGTAAAAACATTGGCAGAATACCAAACAGCTTATCAAAAAAGCGTAGATGACCCTGAAGGATTTTGGGAAGAACAAGCCAACACTTTTCATTGGCGAAAAAAGTGGGATAAAACCTTAAGCTGGAATTTCACAGGCCCTGATGTCAAATGGTTTGCTGGAGGGAAATTGAATATTACAGAAAACTGTTTAGACAGACACCTTGAAGAAAGGGGCGACCAAGTGGCTATCCTGTTTGAACCCAATGATCCAAGTAGTCCAAATCAAAGCTATACTTACCGCGCCTTACACGAAGCGGTTTGCAAGGCAGCTAATGCCTTGAAGGCAAATGGTATAGGCAAGGGCGACCGCGTTTGTTTTTATATGCCGATGGTGCCAGAATTGGCTATTGCTGTATTAGCCTGTGCACGAATTGGCGCCATTCATTCGGTCGTATTTGCAGGGTTCTCGGCCCAGGCCTTGGCAGATCGAATCAAGGATGCTACCTGCAAGATGGTCATTTGCTCCGACTATAATAACCGGGGTCCTAAAAGTATCCCTGTAAAACAAGTGGTAGATGATGCCATGAAAATGGGTTGCGATAGCATTGAAACCGTTTTAGTGCACAAGAATACGGGCGAAGCGGTTACGATGACACCAGGCCTTGACAAATGGTGGCATGAAGAAGTAGATGGGCAAAGCGCCCATTGTCCCGCCGAAGAGATGGATGCAGAAGATATGTTGTTTATCCTTTACACCTCTGGTTCCACAGGGAAACCCAAAGGTGTTGTGCATACTTGCGGGGGCTATATGGTTTATACCTGTTTCTCTTTTCGCAATGTTTTTCAATACCAAGACGGTGACATTTATTGGTGCACCGCAGATATTGGTTGGATTACAGGGCATTCTTATATAGTATATGGCCCATTGTTGGCAGGTGCAACGACGGTCATGTTTGAAGGCGTTCCTACCTATCCGGATGCTGGCAGATTCTGGGAAGTCTGTGACAAACTTAAGGTCAATCAATTTTATACGGCGCCAACGGCGATCAGGGCCCTGATGGCCCAAGGAGATGAGTGGGTAGATAAGTATGACCTCAGTACCTTGAAAGTCATAGGCAGCGTTGGCGAACCGATCAACGAGGAAGCCTGGCATTGGTACAACGAAAAAGTCGGAAAGGGGAAATCGCCAATTGTTGACACTTGGTGGCAAACAGAAACTGGTGGTATTTTAATCACACCGCTACCCGGCATAACAGATACCAAACCCTGTTACGCTTCCTACCCCATGCCTGGGATACAGCCCATTTTGGTAGACTCGGAAGGAAAGTTAATTGAGGGCAATGATGTAGAAGGACTCTTATGTGTAAAATTCCCCTGGCCTTCCATTCTGCGAACTACTTATGGCGATCACGAGCGCTGTCGAATGACTTATTTTTCCGCCTTTAAGGATTTGTATTTTACAGGTGATGGCGCTAGGCGAGACAAAGATGGCCGGTACCGAATTATTGGTCGGGTAGATGATGTAATCAACGTTTCTGGTCACCGCATGGGCACAGCTGAGGTTGAAAATGCCCTTAATGAGCATCCCAATATTGTAGAATCCGCTGTAGTAGGTTACCCGCACGATATTAAGGGGCAGGGGATTTATGCTTATGTCATTTTGGGGCATCCGGTAAGTGACGAAGAAGCCTTCCGCAAGGAGGTTTTAGCCGTTGTCGTCAAAGAAATAGGCCCCATTGCCAAACCCGATAAGATCCAGATCGTTAGCGGGCTACCCAAAACCCGGTCAGGGAAAATTATGCGACGTATCCTAAGGAAGGTCGCATCCAGTGATGCGGAAAACCTGGGTGATATTTCTACCCTATTAAACCCTGAAGTAGTAGAAGAAATAAAAACAGGCGCGTTGGTTTAGCCTCCCTTCAATATATGAAAATAAAAGACTTTAGAATCCATCCGATAGCAATTGCCGACCCTCCATTGAGAAGTTCGTATGGCTTGCATCAACCTTATGCCTTGCGCACCATTATCGAACTAGAAAGCCATGATGGGATCATTGGTATCAACGAAACCTATGGCGGGGAAAGTCAGGTTCAGGCCTTGGAACAACTGCGTTCCAAAGTCATTGGTGCAGACCCTTTTAAGCTAATTGGGTTGTTGCGCCCCGATCGCCAGGAGGACGCCACCGGCATAGAAGCTTCTCAAACCTATTTAGTGCCAGGCGAAAACCCACTTGACATAGCTGCACGCACTTATGCTGCAATGGAGGTGGCCTGCCTTGATTTGATTGGAAAAACCCTTGGATACCCGGTTTGTGACTTGATCGGAGGGAGGGTACGCGATAAAGTACCCTTTTCTGCTTATCCGTTTTACAAACATGCCGGCGGGGGAGGTGAAGGCGATGATTCGCGAGAAGACGAGTATGGCGAAGCCTTGTCGCCCGAAGCTTTGGTAGCACAAGTAAAAAACATGTTTGCCAAATATGGTTTTAAATCGGTTAAGTTTAAAGCGGGTGTACTGGAGCCGGCCTTGGAGATAGAGACCATCAAGCTTTTGTTTAAAACATATGGCCCAGCGGTCCCCTTACGCATTGATCCTAATTCGGCCTGGACGGTGGCAACCTCCATTGAGGTTGGTAAGGCCTTGGCAGAGGAGCTGTCGCAGGGCGGGTATTTAGAAGACCCTACCGCAGGGCTAGATGGAATGGGGGCTGTCAGAAAAGGGCTGCTAGAAATTGGTATTGATGTTCCTTTAGCAAGTAATGTCGCCATCACTTCTTTTTCGGATATTCCAACATCCGTTTCGATGGATGCCGTACAAGTCATTTTATGCGATCATCATTACTGGGGTGGTATGCGAAACGTACAACACCTGGCCAAACTGGCCGAGACCTTCGGCATTGGGCTGTCTATGCATTCCAATAGTCACCTGGGCGTATCCCTCATGGCAATGGCCCACGTGGCTGCCGCTACACCCCATCTAACGTATGATTGCGACACCCACTATCCCTGGCAATCGGCCGAAGATGAAGTCGTATTAGGCGGTAGAATCCCGATTGTTGATGGCTGTGTAGAAGTTACCGATAAACCGGGCCTAGGGGTCTCGCTAGACTATGAGCAACTCGAAAAAGGAAAAGAACGTTACCGCAAAGTCCCCTATCGCAAAAGAGATGATGTAGCTGAAATGCGCAAACACGTGGATCCCCATTGGGAGCGTATCCTGCCCAGGTGGTAAAAAGTAACAAGCAAGGAATCCAATTCCGATCCTGTTCATTGGTATAGCCATTCGTCATTTCACTCTTTTGCTGACTATAATGGAGGCGTAGGTTTATTTACAACGATGTTATTAGCTAACCTTTTTCCAATAATTTAAAATGCGTACACTAAAAGACCGCTTAAAAGCGGGAGAGGCTGTCCATGGCTGCTGGCTCAGTTTGGGCTCCTCCCTGTCTGCCGAAATAGTTGCCAATGCAGGTTTTGACTGGGCCCTAGTGGACCTTGAACACGGCCCAGGGTCAGAACCTACCCTGATCCCCCAGCTACAAGTATTAGAAAAGACAAGTACTTCTCCGTTGGTTAGAGTGGAAAGTTTTGAGCAAGCGAGGGTGCAACGGGTCCTGGATGCAGGAGTAGAAGGCGTCATGTTTCCTCGAATCAAAGACGCCGAGGAAGCGAAAAAAGCCATTTCTCATATGTACTATCCGCCCAAAGGTAAAAGGGGGATGGCCGAGATCACTCGAGCCACCCAGTATGGCAAAAACTTTGAGGGATACGCCGCTTTTGCACAAAAAGAATTGCTGGGGATTATCCAGATTGAAACCAAAACAAGTTTGGACTACTTAGATGAGATTGCGGCCATTGATGGCGCCGACGTCTTATTTATTGGCCCTTCTGATCTAAGCCTGGCTTTAGGTGTATTCAAACAGTTCGATCATCCCCTTTTCGTGGCAGCGGTCAAAGCAACAGGGGAGGCGGCGCTAAAGGCAGGTAAGGCAGCGGGCGTACTATTTGGAGATCCTTCGCAATATGATTTTTATTATCAATATGGCTTCCGCTTCTTAGCGTGTGGTACAGACATGACTTTCCTAGGTGGAGGAGCTTCTGCTATGGCAAAGGCATTGAATGATCAAAAAGAGAAGAACCAATAGAGCGATTGAAAACTACAAGCAAATTTCTCCTTATTCTTTTACAAAAACCATTACTTTCCAAACTTTTTTCCTAGTCAAAAGCCTATTTTTCACTACTGACCTAAAGAGCAGTGCTTTGCAGATATTGAAAATAAATTACCCCAATTCATTGAACTTATGCCTGATTAGATTCTCGCTCCCTAACGCCAAAAAAGGCAATAGGTAAACTCCATTCTCACCAAAAACGAAATCGATAGGGAGGATAAATACACCCGAAAGCTGTTTAAAAGGAAGTCGCGAGGTTGTTATAATTTGTATGATAAGATGGATATTTCGTATGAATAGCCACTGATTTATCCTACATTTTTCCCGAAATTGATATTTTTTTAAAAAAACTTGGAGAAAACTTATGGAATTTTCGCCGTTTTTGCGTCTTAGGTAAGGGGCGGTGGTGAGCGGGGCGCCTCGGGCCTAGACGGGCCCAGACGGGCCTAGACTTTCCAAGTTTTAAAAACTTGGAAAGTCTAAGTCGCCGGGCCGTCGCCGGGGCGTCGCCGGGGCGCACCGCCCCCCTTGCCCGTCTCGTCCAAAAGTCCTATTTTTACACCATGATTATTTACGAACATAGATTTATCAAAAAAAGAGACCCTTTCCTCTTCTAAGGCTTCCCTTCTAAGGACGACTCCGTCCAATACCATCTATTTATTTTATCTAATAAATCTATTTATTTATGGAATTGCCAGCTATTCCTCCCTTTAAAACGAAGGTCATTGAGCCCGTCTATTTTCGAACCAAAGCAGAACGCGCACAAAAAATAAAAGAGGTCCAATATAATTTTTTCAACCTACACAGTGATTGGGTCATTGTTGATCTTATGACCGACTCCGGAACGGGAGCCATGAGCGAACAACAGTGGGCAGAAATCATGTTGGGGGACGAAAGTTATGCCGGATCGGAATCCTATTTCAAACTAAAAAGAGTGGTAAAAGATATCCTCGGCTTTGAATACCTCGCTCCTACACACCAAGGCCGGGCTGCGGAAAACATTCTCTTCTCTGCTACTGTCAAAGCAGGAGATGTAGTGCCAGGAAATGCGCATTTTGATACCACGAAAGGGCATATCGAATTCCGAAAAGCAGAGGCAATCGATTGCACCATTGCCGAAGCTTTCAATACAGCGCTATACCACCCGTTTAAAGGCAATATCGATCTCGAGAAACTGGAAGCGGTTATTCAAAAGTATGGCCAAGCGCGTATTCCTTTTATCAACATAACCGTTACCTGCAATACAGTTGGGGGCCAGCCCGTTTCGCTGCAAAACATCCAAGATACCTGCGCTTTGGCTAAAAAATATGGCATCCCTGTTTATATGGATATTGCCAGGTATGCAGAAAATGCCTACTTTATCAAAGTCCGAGAGTTGGCCTACCGCGATTGGAGCATCCGGGATATTATAAAGGCCATGTTTAAAGAGGTACAAGTGGTGTGGATGAGTTCAAAAAAAGACGGATTGGTCAATATCGGCGGGTTCATTGCTTTAAATGATGCAGCGTTATATGAGCGGCTAGGCCAGTTTACCATTATTTATGAAGGTTTTTTGACCTATGGCGGCATGAGCGGGCGAGCAATGGGTGCCCTGGCGGTTGGACTACAAGAAGGTGTCGAGTTTCATTACTTGGACGATCGGGTCAAACAGGTTCAATACTTAGGGCAAAAGCTTTTGGATCATGGTATCCCGATTCAAGAACCAGTTGGAGGACATGCTTTATATATCGATGCCAAAAAAATGCTACCCCACATTCCTCCTGCGCAATATCCTGCGCAATTATTAGGCGTAGAAGCCTATATTGAGGGAGGGGTTAGAGGGGTAGAGGTGGGCACACTCCTGGCTGATCGGGACCCAGAAACGGGTAAAGATCGAATGGCAGAAATGGAGCTCCTTAGGCTAGCCATCCCTCGGCGGGTGTATTCTCAAGCGCACATGGACTATGTTGCCGCCACCCTGGCTAATGTAGCGGAGCGAAGTCACCACTTAAAAACGGGGTTCCGCATCACAAGACAAGCGAAGATTCTACGACATTTCACCGTGGCGCTGGCTCGTCTCGACGAATAAATCTAATCCTCTCGGCGCTTTTTATAGGCCTCAAATTGCTTTCTAAAAGCGTCCATCTCTTCTTTTGAAAGGCGTTGTTCATAACTTGGAGGCAAATCCAATCTTTCGGGAATCGCAGCATCTGCACGTTCCCGAAAGATAGTTTTGCCACTAGATTTTTTGACCAGATCAAAGGCATCATATAATTCGCCTGTTACGGTATACGCTTCAAATTGCAGCGTTTGCTTATCTATTTTTATCAATTGGTACAGCTGTGTATTGGACGCTGCCCGCTGCATCCAATCTTCCATAGCATTGGTATACATTTTGGGACCACTGACGGAGACCACATATACGGGGCCATTCATGACCGCCCTACGCTGACCGATGGGTATGTTGCCGCCCCGCCCATAAGTGTGGTCATGCCCTTGCAAGACAAGATCAACATGGTGCTGCTCAAAAAGGGGTTGCAAAAATTCTTGCAATTCTTTGTTATCTCTCCCTTTGGCAGACGAATAGACCGGATGGTGCATCGTGACAATCGTCCATTTTTGCCTATTTTCAGTCAATATTTGCTCCAACCAGGTTACTTGTGCCTTTCGGTCTTTTTCAGAAGAGAGAAAAGCTTGCGAATTGATGGAAATAATTCTGGTATTTTGGTAATCCAGGTAGTAGGCGGTCTCCTCCAAGCCCTCCGGCCCATTTTGTGGCAAAGCAAAGGTCGGACGCCAATGTATAGATAAGATTCGCTCGCCTCCTGCTGAGGTACGTGCATATTCATGGTTCCCTGGCGTTGCAATACTTGGCATCGTCCCAAATATCCACCCTCCTGCGTAAAACCATTCGCCCCATTCATGATCGTTATTCGCTTGATTGATCAAATCCCCTGCGTGTAGCAAAAAATTGGCATTTGGCATCTTGCTAAAGGCCCCTCTGATGGTCCTGGACCAACGGGATTTAAGGTCATTTTGTGCATCCCCAAAATAAAGGAAAGAAAAGGCTTTTTCCCCATCACTTGCCGTTGTAAAATGGAACCATTCACTCCATAAGGTTTTATCCCCTACCCGATAAGCATATTGGGTATTGGGTGAAAGCCCCGTAAAATTAAGGGCATGATAGTGGGCTGTGTTTTTGTCCGATTGTAGAAGCGTTGTTGTTGCTTCTACCTCTTTCAACTCGCCGACAATATCTGGAGAGGAAGAGGCGACCATAATTTGCCCAAAAGCTTTGGTCACCGTAACATCCGTTCGCCAACTGACCGCCTGGCTATGAGCGGGGTCTCCCTCAAAGCTTAGCATGATTCGATCTGGAACTGGGCTGGGAGGGTAATAGTCTTTAGCCGGATCATATTGTCCATGAACAGATGAGAGAATAAAACAAGCTAAAAATATAGTTAAACCCAAGGATTTCTTAAGCAATAGAACGGGCGTAGGGTAATTCATTTCGTTTCGTTTTTCGTTTATTAAAACAGGTGCCTTTTCCTACTGCCCAAGTTAATAAACTCCACTAAAGTGCCCAACTTTAAATTATTCTTTCATGAATTTAGCCAAAATTCCTAATTTCGAGCGCGTCAACTTAATATTCCTTATGGCCAAACCAAAGAAAAGACCGTATTCAAAAACCACTACCTCACAGGTGCCACCGCCTTCTTCTAATTCATTATATAAAAAGGGATTGCATAAAGCGCTACTGCTCATTACCTGTTTTTTATGTTATGCCAATACCTTAAGCCTTGATTATACCCTCGATGATGCAATCGTTATCCATGATAATATGTTTACCACACAAGGGGTAAAGGGAATACCCGGTATATTGACCAAAGACACCTTTTTTGGGTTTTTCAAACAGGAGGGCAAGGCGCAATTGGTTGCAGGTGGGCGATATCGCCCCCTGAGCCTACTTACCTTTGCCTTGGAATGGCAATTATTTGCCAAAACGGTCACAGATGAACAAGGAAATACCAAGCAAGAAGGCCGCCCTTGGATAAGCCACCTGATCAACATGCTGCTCTTCGCGCTTACAGTTATGGTGCTTTATACGCTTATCTTTTTATTGTTCAAACAAAGCTTTTCAATCAACCAGGCGTCACTGATTGCCTTCATTACGGCTTTGTTCTTTGCCGTTCACCCCATACATACCGAAGCTGTCGCCAATATCAAAGGTAGGGATGAGATTTTGGCCTTGTTAGGGAGTCTTGCTGCCCTATATTATTCCTTACGGGCTTTTTTGGAGAAAAAAGGGCTGCTTCACCTCCTCGCGGGCTTCTTATTCTTTTTGGGCTTAATGGCCAAGGAAAATGCCATTACCTTTTTAGCCATTGTTCCATTGGCTTATTATTTTTTCACCAAGGCAAAATTTGGAACCATCGCCACCAATCTTGCACCTTTTTTGCTGGCAACGATCCTGTTTCTTGCCATCCGTTTTTCTATCCTGGGTTTTTCCATTGGCGAACCGCCAAAAGAATTGATGAATAATCCGTTTCTGAAAATTGTGAACAACCAATGGGTCCCTTTTTCTGGAGAGGAAAAAGCTGCTACAATTAGCTATACCTTAGGAAAATATGTACAATTGCTCGTTTTTCCACATCCACTTACCCATGATTATTACCCCCGTCAAATCGGTATTATGCACTGGGGAGATTGGCAGGTCTTACTGAGTGTATTGTTATACCTCAGCATGCTAGGTTTCGCGCTGATAGGCATTCGAAAAAAGAAACCAATAAGTTTTGCAATTCTCTACTATTTATTGACGCTCTCTATTGTTTCGAATATTGTTTTCCCGGTTGGTACCAATATGTCCGAACGCCTGGTATTTATGCCTTCTGTTGGCTTTTGCCTGGTCATTGGCATTTTATGCCAACAAGGGCTGGCTAGGAAAGAGAAATATACCAAACCAGCTATGTTATTGCTTGGCCTTTGGCTAAGCCTTTTAAGCATAAAGACCATCAGTCGCAATTTGGTATGGAAAGACAACTTTAGGTTATTTACTACGGATGTTGAGCTATCTCCCAATAGTGCTAAATTGCGAAATGCAGCAGGAGGAGAACTGGTCACCCAGTCGCAAAAACCCGCCAATAAAGCCAATAGCCAAATCATGTTACAGGAGGCCCTGGGGCACCTGGCAGAGGCCGTCCGGATTC from Saprospiraceae bacterium encodes:
- the acs gene encoding acetate--CoA ligase; this encodes MTLQVKTLAEYQTAYQKSVDDPEGFWEEQANTFHWRKKWDKTLSWNFTGPDVKWFAGGKLNITENCLDRHLEERGDQVAILFEPNDPSSPNQSYTYRALHEAVCKAANALKANGIGKGDRVCFYMPMVPELAIAVLACARIGAIHSVVFAGFSAQALADRIKDATCKMVICSDYNNRGPKSIPVKQVVDDAMKMGCDSIETVLVHKNTGEAVTMTPGLDKWWHEEVDGQSAHCPAEEMDAEDMLFILYTSGSTGKPKGVVHTCGGYMVYTCFSFRNVFQYQDGDIYWCTADIGWITGHSYIVYGPLLAGATTVMFEGVPTYPDAGRFWEVCDKLKVNQFYTAPTAIRALMAQGDEWVDKYDLSTLKVIGSVGEPINEEAWHWYNEKVGKGKSPIVDTWWQTETGGILITPLPGITDTKPCYASYPMPGIQPILVDSEGKLIEGNDVEGLLCVKFPWPSILRTTYGDHERCRMTYFSAFKDLYFTGDGARRDKDGRYRIIGRVDDVINVSGHRMGTAEVENALNEHPNIVESAVVGYPHDIKGQGIYAYVILGHPVSDEEAFRKEVLAVVVKEIGPIAKPDKIQIVSGLPKTRSGKIMRRILRKVASSDAENLGDISTLLNPEVVEEIKTGALV
- a CDS encoding enolase C-terminal domain-like protein produces the protein MKIKDFRIHPIAIADPPLRSSYGLHQPYALRTIIELESHDGIIGINETYGGESQVQALEQLRSKVIGADPFKLIGLLRPDRQEDATGIEASQTYLVPGENPLDIAARTYAAMEVACLDLIGKTLGYPVCDLIGGRVRDKVPFSAYPFYKHAGGGGEGDDSREDEYGEALSPEALVAQVKNMFAKYGFKSVKFKAGVLEPALEIETIKLLFKTYGPAVPLRIDPNSAWTVATSIEVGKALAEELSQGGYLEDPTAGLDGMGAVRKGLLEIGIDVPLASNVAITSFSDIPTSVSMDAVQVILCDHHYWGGMRNVQHLAKLAETFGIGLSMHSNSHLGVSLMAMAHVAAATPHLTYDCDTHYPWQSAEDEVVLGGRIPIVDGCVEVTDKPGLGVSLDYEQLEKGKERYRKVPYRKRDDVAEMRKHVDPHWERILPRW
- a CDS encoding aldolase/citrate lyase family protein yields the protein MRTLKDRLKAGEAVHGCWLSLGSSLSAEIVANAGFDWALVDLEHGPGSEPTLIPQLQVLEKTSTSPLVRVESFEQARVQRVLDAGVEGVMFPRIKDAEEAKKAISHMYYPPKGKRGMAEITRATQYGKNFEGYAAFAQKELLGIIQIETKTSLDYLDEIAAIDGADVLFIGPSDLSLALGVFKQFDHPLFVAAVKATGEAALKAGKAAGVLFGDPSQYDFYYQYGFRFLACGTDMTFLGGGASAMAKALNDQKEKNQ
- a CDS encoding tryptophanase — its product is MELPAIPPFKTKVIEPVYFRTKAERAQKIKEVQYNFFNLHSDWVIVDLMTDSGTGAMSEQQWAEIMLGDESYAGSESYFKLKRVVKDILGFEYLAPTHQGRAAENILFSATVKAGDVVPGNAHFDTTKGHIEFRKAEAIDCTIAEAFNTALYHPFKGNIDLEKLEAVIQKYGQARIPFINITVTCNTVGGQPVSLQNIQDTCALAKKYGIPVYMDIARYAENAYFIKVRELAYRDWSIRDIIKAMFKEVQVVWMSSKKDGLVNIGGFIALNDAALYERLGQFTIIYEGFLTYGGMSGRAMGALAVGLQEGVEFHYLDDRVKQVQYLGQKLLDHGIPIQEPVGGHALYIDAKKMLPHIPPAQYPAQLLGVEAYIEGGVRGVEVGTLLADRDPETGKDRMAEMELLRLAIPRRVYSQAHMDYVAATLANVAERSHHLKTGFRITRQAKILRHFTVALARLDE
- a CDS encoding metallophosphoesterase family protein; translated protein: MNYPTPVLLLKKSLGLTIFLACFILSSVHGQYDPAKDYYPPSPVPDRIMLSFEGDPAHSQAVSWRTDVTVTKAFGQIMVASSSPDIVGELKEVEATTTLLQSDKNTAHYHALNFTGLSPNTQYAYRVGDKTLWSEWFHFTTASDGEKAFSFLYFGDAQNDLKSRWSRTIRGAFSKMPNANFLLHAGDLINQANNDHEWGEWFYAGGWIFGTMPSIATPGNHEYARTSAGGERILSIHWRPTFALPQNGPEGLEETAYYLDYQNTRIISINSQAFLSSEKDRKAQVTWLEQILTENRQKWTIVTMHHPVYSSAKGRDNKELQEFLQPLFEQHHVDLVLQGHDHTYGRGGNIPIGQRRAVMNGPVYVVSVSGPKMYTNAMEDWMQRAASNTQLYQLIKIDKQTLQFEAYTVTGELYDAFDLVKKSSGKTIFRERADAAIPERLDLPPSYEQRLSKEEMDAFRKQFEAYKKRRED
- a CDS encoding tetratricopeptide repeat protein — translated: MNLAKIPNFERVNLIFLMAKPKKRPYSKTTTSQVPPPSSNSLYKKGLHKALLLITCFLCYANTLSLDYTLDDAIVIHDNMFTTQGVKGIPGILTKDTFFGFFKQEGKAQLVAGGRYRPLSLLTFALEWQLFAKTVTDEQGNTKQEGRPWISHLINMLLFALTVMVLYTLIFLLFKQSFSINQASLIAFITALFFAVHPIHTEAVANIKGRDEILALLGSLAALYYSLRAFLEKKGLLHLLAGFLFFLGLMAKENAITFLAIVPLAYYFFTKAKFGTIATNLAPFLLATILFLAIRFSILGFSIGEPPKELMNNPFLKIVNNQWVPFSGEEKAATISYTLGKYVQLLVFPHPLTHDYYPRQIGIMHWGDWQVLLSVLLYLSMLGFALIGIRKKKPISFAILYYLLTLSIVSNIVFPVGTNMSERLVFMPSVGFCLVIGILCQQGLARKEKYTKPAMLLLGLWLSLLSIKTISRNLVWKDNFRLFTTDVELSPNSAKLRNAAGGELVTQSQKPANKANSQIMLQEALGHLAEAVRIHPTYKNAWLLKGNAHLYLKQYDLGIAAYQNALVIDPNYAEAQNNLGIAYREAGQYYGEQLNDLPQAIRYLDQAYALRPDEYATVHLLGVANGMLGNTAKTIELFTKGTQLQPNNASAWFDLGVAYMNAKDLEKANAAFAKAKSIDPDIENKRR